A section of the Ciceribacter thiooxidans genome encodes:
- a CDS encoding peptidylprolyl isomerase — protein sequence MAEIKDPENTIIMETTKGKVVIALKPDVAPGHVARVKELTREGAYDGVVFHRVIEDFMAQTGDVQYGKQGGASFNPARAGMGGSDKPDLKAEFSATPHVRGTCSMARSQNPNSANSQFFICFTDAPWLNKQYSVWGEVVEGMEIIDQIKRGEPVRDPDSIVSMKVAADA from the coding sequence ATGGCCGAGATCAAGGATCCGGAAAACACCATCATCATGGAAACCACCAAGGGCAAGGTCGTGATCGCGCTCAAGCCCGACGTCGCGCCCGGCCACGTCGCTCGCGTCAAGGAACTGACGCGGGAAGGGGCCTATGACGGCGTCGTCTTCCACCGCGTGATCGAGGACTTCATGGCCCAGACCGGCGACGTGCAGTACGGCAAGCAGGGCGGTGCAAGCTTCAATCCGGCCCGCGCCGGCATGGGCGGTTCCGACAAGCCGGACCTCAAGGCCGAGTTCTCCGCGACCCCGCACGTGCGCGGTACCTGCTCGATGGCCCGCTCGCAGAACCCGAACTCCGCCAACTCGCAGTTCTTCATCTGCTTCACCGATGCCCCCTGGCTCAACAAGCAGTATTCGGTCTGGGGCGAAGTCGTCGAAGGCATGGAGATTATCGATCAGATCAAGCGCGGCGAACCGGTGCGCGATCCGGATTCGATCGTCTCGATGAAGGTCGCAGCCGACGCCTGA
- a CDS encoding peptidylprolyl isomerase: protein MKLLHLAFAATFAVAGLFGSAHAQSNENILTIQLKDGPVVIELLPQVAPKHVERMKEIAGKGEYDNVAFHRVIDGFMAQTGDVEFGDLKDGYDPSRAGTGGSKLPDLPAEFSNLPFERGTVGMARAQDPNSANSQFFIMFADGGFLNGQYTVVGKVVAGMEYVDKIKRGEGANGEVSDPDAMLKVTVGR from the coding sequence ATGAAGCTGCTTCATCTTGCCTTTGCCGCGACGTTCGCGGTCGCCGGACTTTTCGGCTCTGCCCACGCGCAGTCGAACGAGAATATCCTCACGATCCAGTTGAAGGACGGACCGGTTGTCATTGAATTGCTTCCGCAAGTCGCTCCGAAGCATGTCGAGCGCATGAAGGAGATCGCCGGCAAGGGCGAGTATGATAACGTCGCCTTCCACCGGGTGATCGACGGCTTCATGGCGCAGACCGGCGACGTGGAATTCGGCGATCTCAAGGACGGTTATGATCCGTCGCGCGCCGGCACCGGCGGCTCCAAGCTGCCAGACCTTCCGGCTGAGTTCTCCAACCTCCCGTTCGAGCGCGGCACCGTCGGCATGGCGCGTGCCCAGGACCCGAACTCGGCAAACTCACAGTTCTTCATCATGTTCGCCGACGGCGGCTTCCTCAACGGCCAGTACACGGTCGTCGGCAAGGTCGTCGCGGGCATGGAATATGTCGACAAGATCAAGCGCGGCGAGGGCGCCAACGGCGAAGTCAGCGATCCCGACGCGATGCTCAAGGTCACGGTCGGCAGGTAA
- the coaD gene encoding pantetheine-phosphate adenylyltransferase — protein sequence MTIAFYPGSFDPMTNGHLDVLVQSLNVVSKVIVGIGIHPGKAPMFSYDERAELIRLSLAEAMPARVGDISVVSFDNLAVDAARRHGAKLLVRGLRDGTDLDYEMQMAGMNYQMAPDMQTIFLPAGTASRPITATLVRQIASMGGDVSAFVPASVLTALKSRLKS from the coding sequence ATGACCATCGCCTTCTATCCAGGATCATTCGATCCCATGACCAACGGGCATCTGGACGTCCTCGTTCAGTCCCTGAATGTCGTGTCGAAAGTGATCGTCGGCATCGGCATTCATCCCGGCAAGGCGCCGATGTTCAGCTATGACGAGCGCGCGGAACTGATCCGCCTTTCGCTGGCCGAAGCGATGCCGGCACGGGTGGGCGACATATCCGTCGTCTCCTTCGACAATCTTGCGGTCGATGCGGCCCGCCGCCACGGCGCGAAGCTCCTCGTGCGCGGGCTCCGCGACGGCACCGATCTCGACTACGAGATGCAGATGGCGGGCATGAACTACCAGATGGCGCCGGACATGCAGACGATCTTCCTGCCGGCCGGCACCGCCTCGCGGCCCATAACGGCCACATTGGTTCGTCAGATCGCGTCCATGGGCGGAGACGTCAGCGCCTTCGTGCCGGCCTCGGTCCTGACGGCCCTCAAATCCAGGCTCAAGTCCTGA
- the gyrA gene encoding DNA gyrase subunit A — translation MTEQSTPGGGKSPSDIEPISIIEEMQRSYLDYAMSVIVSRALPDVRDGLKPVHRRILYGMSELGIDWNKKYVKCARVTGDVMGKYHPHGNAAIYDALARMAQNWSLRLPLIDGQGNFGSIDGDPPAAERYTECRLQKAAHSLLDDLDKETVDFRDNYDGTLAEPVVVPAKFPNLLVNGAGGIAVGMATNIPPHNLGEVIDGCIALIDNPAIELPELMQIIPGPDFPTGAMILGRSGIRSAYETGRGSVIMRGVARVEPMRGDREQIIITEIPYQVNKATMIEKMAELVREKRIEGISDLRDESDREGYRVVIELKRDANADVILNQLYRYTPLQTSFGCNMVALNGGKPEQMTLLDMLRAFVSFREEVVSRRTKYLLRKARERAHVLVGLAIAVANIDEVINLIRRAPDPQTAREQLMERRWPAHDVEALIRLIDDPRHRINEDLTYNLSEEQARAILELRLARLTALGRDEIDEELNKIGAEIADYLEILSSRLRIQDIVKAELTAVRDEFGTPRRTEIVEGGPDMDDEDLIAREDMVVTVSHAGYIKRVPLATYRAQRRGGKGRSGMAMKEEDFATRLFVANTHTPVLFFSSRGIVYKEKVWRLPIGTPTSRGKALINMLPLEPGERITTIMPLPEDEKTWENLDVMFSTTRGTVRRNKLSDFVQVNRNGKIAMKLDEEGDEILSVETCTDRDDVLLTTALGQAIRFPVDEVRVFAGRNSIGVRGITLADGDRLISMTILGHVDADAAQRAAYLKRSAAERRASGVDEEDIALVGEEVGELADLSEELYQELRAREQFVLTVSEKGFGKRSSSYDFRTSGRGGKGIRATDTSKTAEIGELVAAFPVEENDQLMLVSDGGQLIRVPVGGIRIASRATKGVTIFSTAKDEKVVSVERISEPEGEADVEGVAEEAPGEGEAE, via the coding sequence TTGACTGAGCAAAGCACTCCCGGCGGCGGCAAGTCCCCGTCCGACATCGAGCCGATTTCCATCATTGAGGAAATGCAGCGGTCGTATCTCGACTACGCCATGAGCGTAATCGTCAGCCGCGCGCTTCCCGACGTCCGCGACGGCCTGAAGCCCGTGCATCGCCGCATTCTCTACGGCATGTCCGAGCTCGGCATCGACTGGAACAAGAAGTACGTCAAGTGCGCCCGCGTGACGGGTGACGTCATGGGTAAGTATCACCCCCATGGCAACGCGGCGATTTATGACGCGCTGGCGCGCATGGCCCAGAACTGGTCGCTGCGCCTGCCGCTCATCGACGGCCAGGGCAATTTCGGTTCGATCGACGGCGACCCGCCGGCGGCCGAACGCTACACCGAGTGCCGCCTGCAGAAGGCCGCCCATTCGCTTCTCGACGACCTCGACAAGGAGACGGTCGACTTCCGCGACAACTATGACGGCACGCTCGCCGAACCCGTCGTCGTGCCCGCGAAGTTTCCGAACCTCCTCGTCAACGGGGCCGGCGGCATCGCCGTCGGCATGGCGACCAATATCCCGCCGCACAATCTCGGCGAAGTCATCGACGGCTGTATCGCGCTGATCGACAATCCGGCGATCGAACTGCCTGAACTCATGCAGATCATTCCGGGCCCGGATTTCCCGACCGGCGCGATGATCCTCGGACGTTCGGGCATCAGGTCGGCCTATGAGACCGGCCGTGGTTCGGTCATCATGCGGGGTGTCGCGAGAGTCGAACCGATGCGCGGCGACCGCGAGCAGATCATCATTACCGAGATTCCCTATCAGGTGAACAAGGCGACGATGATCGAGAAGATGGCCGAACTGGTGCGCGAGAAGCGCATCGAGGGCATTTCCGACCTGCGCGACGAGTCCGACCGCGAAGGCTACCGCGTCGTCATCGAACTGAAGCGCGATGCCAATGCCGATGTCATCCTGAACCAGCTCTACCGCTACACGCCGCTGCAGACCTCGTTCGGTTGCAACATGGTGGCGCTGAACGGCGGCAAGCCGGAGCAGATGACGCTTCTCGACATGCTGCGGGCCTTCGTTTCGTTCCGCGAAGAGGTCGTCAGCCGGCGAACCAAGTACCTGCTGCGCAAGGCGCGCGAACGCGCCCATGTCTTGGTCGGTCTCGCGATCGCCGTCGCCAATATTGACGAGGTCATCAACCTCATCCGCCGCGCGCCCGATCCGCAGACGGCCCGCGAGCAGCTGATGGAGCGCCGCTGGCCGGCGCACGACGTCGAAGCGCTGATCCGGCTGATCGACGATCCGCGCCACCGCATCAACGAGGACCTGACCTACAACCTGTCTGAAGAGCAGGCCCGCGCCATCCTCGAACTGCGTCTGGCACGCCTCACCGCGCTCGGCCGCGACGAGATCGACGAGGAACTGAACAAGATCGGCGCCGAAATCGCCGATTACCTCGAAATCCTCTCCTCGCGCCTGCGCATCCAGGACATCGTCAAGGCCGAGCTCACCGCCGTTCGCGACGAATTCGGCACGCCCCGCCGCACCGAGATCGTCGAAGGCGGTCCGGACATGGACGACGAGGACCTGATCGCCCGCGAGGACATGGTCGTCACCGTCAGCCATGCCGGCTATATCAAACGCGTGCCGCTCGCGACCTACCGCGCCCAGCGGCGCGGCGGCAAGGGCCGCTCCGGCATGGCGATGAAGGAAGAGGATTTCGCGACCCGTCTCTTCGTCGCCAATACCCACACGCCGGTGCTGTTCTTCTCCTCGCGCGGCATCGTCTACAAGGAGAAGGTCTGGCGTCTGCCGATCGGCACCCCGACCTCGCGCGGCAAGGCGCTCATCAACATGCTGCCGCTGGAGCCTGGCGAACGTATCACCACGATCATGCCGCTGCCGGAAGACGAGAAGACCTGGGAAAACCTGGACGTCATGTTCTCGACGACCCGCGGCACCGTCCGCCGCAACAAGCTCTCGGACTTCGTGCAGGTGAACCGCAACGGCAAGATCGCCATGAAGCTCGACGAGGAGGGTGACGAGATCCTCTCCGTCGAGACCTGTACCGATCGCGACGACGTGCTGCTCACCACCGCGCTCGGCCAGGCGATCCGCTTCCCGGTCGACGAGGTTCGCGTCTTCGCCGGCCGCAACTCGATCGGCGTCCGCGGCATCACGCTCGCCGATGGCGACCGGCTGATCTCGATGACGATCCTCGGCCATGTCGATGCCGATGCCGCCCAGCGTGCGGCCTATCTCAAGCGCTCGGCCGCCGAACGGCGCGCCAGCGGCGTGGACGAAGAGGACATCGCGCTCGTCGGCGAGGAGGTGGGCGAACTCGCCGATCTCTCCGAAGAGCTCTACCAGGAGCTCAGGGCCCGCGAGCAGTTCGTGCTCACGGTCTCGGAGAAGGGCTTCGGCAAGCGCTCGTCCTCCTACGACTTCCGTACCTCGGGCCGTGGCGGCAAGGGTATCCGCGCCACCGACACCTCGAAGACGGCGGAGATCGGCGAGCTGGTCGCCGCCTTCCCGGTGGAGGAAAACGACCAGCTGATGCTGGTGTCCGACGGCGGCCAGCTTATCCGGGTACCTGTCGGCGGCATCCGAATCGCGAGCCGCGCCACCAAGGGTGTCACGATCTTCTCCACCGCCAAGGACGAAAAGGTCGTGTCGGTCGAGCGGATCAGCGAGCCCGAAGGCGAGGCGGATGTCGAAGGTGTCGCGGAAGAGGCTCCCGGCGAGGGCGAAGCCGAATAA
- a CDS encoding MarC family protein: protein MATTDAMITAFTTLLVTLDPPGLAPLFLGLTQGMTGAQRRQVAVRGSLIAFGILAVFAVFGSGILGVLGISMGSFRIAGGLMLFAIAFEMIFEKRNERKEKTKDDAITRDHIHHLAVFPLAIPLIAGPGAISATVLIAGTMDGIAGRAGLIGVIAVCLALVFLALMLAEGLNRFLGVTGRALLTRLLGVLLSALSVQFVVDGIKSAFAG, encoded by the coding sequence ATGGCAACGACCGACGCGATGATAACGGCTTTCACCACGCTCCTGGTGACACTCGATCCGCCGGGGCTCGCGCCGCTCTTTCTCGGCCTCACGCAGGGCATGACCGGAGCCCAGCGCCGCCAGGTCGCCGTCCGCGGTTCCCTCATCGCCTTTGGGATCCTCGCCGTCTTCGCCGTCTTCGGCTCGGGCATCCTCGGCGTGCTCGGCATCTCGATGGGCTCGTTCCGCATCGCCGGCGGCCTGATGCTGTTTGCGATCGCCTTCGAGATGATTTTCGAGAAGCGCAACGAGCGGAAGGAAAAGACCAAGGACGACGCGATCACTCGCGACCACATCCACCATCTCGCCGTCTTCCCGCTGGCGATCCCGCTGATCGCCGGGCCCGGCGCGATCTCCGCGACGGTGCTGATCGCCGGCACGATGGACGGTATCGCCGGCCGGGCCGGACTGATCGGGGTCATCGCCGTCTGCCTGGCACTCGTCTTCCTGGCGCTGATGCTGGCGGAGGGCCTCAACCGCTTTCTCGGCGTCACCGGTCGCGCCCTGCTCACCCGCCTGCTCGGCGTGCTGCTTTCGGCGCTCTCCGTGCAGTTCGTCGTCGACGGGATCAAATCGGCCTTCGCCGGGTGA
- a CDS encoding alpha/beta fold hydrolase: MEELDYGRAARGIIRSGIFELGYAIEGQGLPLLVVGSSLYYARTFSPGLRRSVRLHFVDHRCFARPLGPVEAGDFAFDRIIDDIELARQAFGLERFAVLGHSGHGYMALEYARQFPDRVSHVVLAGTGPNQGAELAEWAERRWEAEASPERKLIFDREMAKLAGDIAAHPHERFKHLLIRLGARSWFDPGFDARPLWDGVWINDIGFDHLWGEVFRDIDMHALARGVTAPVLLALGRFDYLISPPAAWEPFRGDFAQLTIEMFERSGHTMQFEESERFDAVLLEFLHRS; encoded by the coding sequence ATGGAAGAACTGGATTACGGCCGCGCCGCGCGCGGCATCATTCGCTCGGGCATCTTCGAGCTCGGCTACGCAATCGAAGGGCAGGGGCTGCCGCTGCTCGTCGTCGGCAGCAGCCTCTATTATGCGCGGACCTTCTCGCCCGGCCTTCGCCGCTCGGTCCGCCTCCACTTTGTCGACCACCGCTGCTTCGCCCGTCCGCTCGGACCGGTGGAGGCTGGCGACTTCGCTTTCGACCGGATCATCGACGACATCGAACTGGCGCGGCAGGCCTTCGGGCTGGAGCGCTTCGCCGTTCTCGGGCATTCGGGCCACGGCTACATGGCACTCGAATATGCGCGCCAGTTTCCCGACCGCGTGTCCCACGTTGTGCTCGCGGGCACCGGCCCGAACCAGGGTGCAGAGCTCGCTGAGTGGGCGGAACGGCGCTGGGAGGCGGAAGCCTCGCCCGAGCGCAAGCTGATCTTCGACCGGGAGATGGCGAAGCTCGCCGGTGACATCGCCGCCCATCCTCACGAGCGCTTCAAGCACCTGCTGATCCGGCTTGGCGCACGCAGCTGGTTCGATCCCGGTTTCGATGCGCGTCCGCTATGGGACGGGGTCTGGATCAACGACATCGGCTTCGATCATCTGTGGGGCGAGGTGTTCCGTGACATCGACATGCACGCGCTCGCCCGTGGCGTCACGGCACCGGTACTCCTCGCCCTCGGGCGCTTCGACTACCTCATCTCGCCGCCCGCGGCATGGGAGCCGTTCCGGGGCGATTTCGCCCAGCTGACGATCGAGATGTTCGAACGCAGCGGACACACCATGCAGTTCGAGGAAAGCGAACGCTTCGACGCGGTGCTCCTCGAATTCCTGCACCGTAGCTGA